Proteins found in one Arachis stenosperma cultivar V10309 chromosome 8, arast.V10309.gnm1.PFL2, whole genome shotgun sequence genomic segment:
- the LOC130943756 gene encoding F-box protein GID2: MKRPIPRDGDGNGNGNGDLLKMKKVKVDGDANAEENCVLRGMRYFDDNVLFEVLKHADARTLAMASCVNKQWHKTAQDERLWELICTKQWANTGCGEEQLRSVVLALGGFRRLHSLYLRPLSKPYSSSSSSSSSSSSPTSSSVWGPISQAPVAPRPKPLPPRLGKDAVHLSLSLLSIRFYEKMSNFNNRTR, encoded by the coding sequence ATGAAGCGTCCGATCCCCCGCGACGGCGACGGCAACGGCAACGGCAACGGCGACCTCCTCAAGATGAAGAAGGTTAAGGTGGACGGCGATGCCAACGCCGAAGAGAATTGTGTCCTCCGGGGGATGCGGTATTTCGATGACAACGTGCTGTTCGAGGTGCTGAAGCACGCGGACGCGAGGACGCTGGCTATGGCCAGCTGCGTTAACAAGCAGTGGCACAAAACTGCACAGGATGAGAGGCTTTGGGAGCTGATCTGCACCAAACAGTGGGCAAACACCGGCTGCGGCGAGGAACAGCTCCGATCCGTCGTCCTTGCCCTCGGCGGTTTCCGTCGTCTCCACTCCCTTTACCTAAGGCCTCTCTCTAAGCCATACTCTTCTTCATCGTCATCGTCATCGTCATCGTCATCTCCCACTTCCTCCTCCGTTTGGGGTCCCATCTCTCAGGCGCCGGTGGCTCCTCGGCCGAAGCCCCTGCCTCCTCGTTTGGGTAAAGACGCCGTACacctctccctctccctcttaTCCATTCGCTTCTACgagaagatgtctaatttcaACAACCGAACCAGATGA